Genomic DNA from Lactuca sativa cultivar Salinas chromosome 8, Lsat_Salinas_v11, whole genome shotgun sequence:
TATTCATTGAAACATGGTCAGAAAAATCCAAAACTTCAAATATAACTTGTATGGTTTTTTTTCTAATTACCAAGAtcataactttatatatatatatatatatatatatatatatatatatatatatatatatatatatatatatatatagatatgtatatatatatatgtatatatatatatatatacacatatatatacatatatatatatatatatatatatatatatatatatataaaactccgaaaattgtattttaattaaaaacttataatttaatatcaaaaatttatatttaatgtttattaaaataaattaactTGTTAATAAATAACAAAGATTTAGCATTTAACTTTAGCAAAGGAATAAAATGAAAGTTCATTGACTAAAAAAGGAATTAATTGTATTAAAGacaaattgaaagaaaaaatttgTTCATATCGAATGGTTTAGTTATTTGACCAattatatttaatgtttattaaaataaattaactTGTTAATAAATAACAAAGATTTAGCATTTAACTTTAGCAAAGGAATAAAATGAAAGTTCATTGACTAAAAAAGGAATTAATTGTATTAAAGacaaattgaaagaaaaaatttgTTCATATCGAATGGTTTAGTTATTTGaccaaaaaaaaatacaatgtcCCCAATGGTTAATGGTTAGATTTTAGGTTGATTCAACATATTCAACCTCTTCATTGACTTCTTATTAAAGTATGAAGATGCTTTTATTTCAATATATTGTTTAGTACTTCGTTATGAAAAACATATTTTCTGTATTCAAAAAATAGAAAACTGAGATGAAATGAAGTACTATATAACTATAGCAAATAACGTATTTCAATGTCCCCATAAATATCATAACATTCAACCTGACTCAAACTATGTTCTGCAAAACAAAAACCATATGTGGCTGACTTGTTTATATCACACTAAAAATCTACGTATCAAAGATAAAACGTGTAAGGTTGaatattttcttatatatttccaagtccccatgaatactttaaccTCCCATCTGATGGGCTGCCTTTTGACAAATAAAAACCATCATACTTTACTAACCAAAAACACTTATTCGTCTTCACTAATTTGTTACCACATTCTGCAGCAATTTGATTATTGAAAACTGGAAACGCAACCTCTCTGTAGACTTGATTGTCAGTCATCATCCAATAAAATTTCCCGCTGAATTCGGTTGTTTCACCAAAATTCATACGAAATTCCCAATGGAACGTGTCACGTATAGTCATCGTATGGTTCCCAAGATCATTATCTTTTGAATGAACATGAACAATTAGATTTTGAATTTCTGAATCGATGATATACATTGTATATGGCTCCCTTGAGTTGACTACACCCGAAGTTGAAGAACTTACAAAGTAATTAACACATAACCTTAAAACAACAAAGAACAAGAATCTCATGGTGAAAAGATTTAACGTATTTCGATTATTTGCCTAAGAGTGTCTATCCTTAATATAGACAATCTCGAACTCAATGTATCTTGTGTAATAAACATACATTAAATTACAATAGTATTCCTTGCTATTTACATCCCGAAAATGTAATAGCATAATTATTCGGTTTTAGTAACGACATATGCTTGTATTGGAAATGTATCCCTTAATTAAATGGCTGACGTTCATTTAACTATTAATGTATAACCTttctttaaaagtataatagtaTAAATGCACTTTTGGTTTGATTTGTTCGATTTATActatttataaaaagaaatagATACTTTTAGGTTGACTATGACCAAAATACACCTAGTTAATTAATATTTTGAAATTTAACTcgcttaattttaatttttacttt
This window encodes:
- the LOC122195480 gene encoding S-protein homolog 1-like, whose amino-acid sequence is MYIIDSEIQNLIVHVHSKDNDLGNHTMTIRDTFHWEFRMNFGETTEFSGKFYWMMTDNQVYREVAFPVFNNQIAAECGNKLVKTNKCFWLVKYDGFYLSKGSPSDGRLKYSWGLGNI